In Eupeodes corollae chromosome 3, idEupCoro1.1, whole genome shotgun sequence, a single genomic region encodes these proteins:
- the LOC129949559 gene encoding transport and Golgi organization protein 1, with amino-acid sequence MKSINLLKLLTIFALIVQNASSTNQPDEWFCVDESCEGIISLAKTIKNYSPDQDGVLAFKVGSEVKVKSKSSNSDLWGVEIDGKDGYVPKMFVLESKLYHKLEILKPGVPKIKPPQKPSKKLKSSEAQNSPKVEAAGGATTTTPLPKNLGNKKILSKADGIEVPKEIPVNVTPTTKIIEGTEIPDGAGVEVPKEVVENFKNTYEIFNNSEAVVDEDVDDGEVELEEDEEDDDEDELVEEIIIEKIPIKALAENSSIIENKNDEVKPQIADDKVNEINIAAAKEELQQPAAVDENPKVLKEELPSVVDENPIVEANTTQNPETVTSDVKSGNLNTSENNSVSVDSSNIKASQPSEKPEDNNPAADASKPILNVDPVKEPNAPKTTILTPVNDSHPPVVKSEELNNSTAESLTKETSHESTNPTKPKVITREDGSKISVLSRAKEAPLNSDIKTEGETQNTVSSEPAQINTPPNNVVNVQPAEEVPVFPAPVQPLNSNPTTNLYDAIPSQVMQAKGLNAPSANQLYNSQVADSSANNLLPQGVENSLENNVQPNPPQAPLTDANSGNTFNTPAATSFPPESVISTSQGNYPNSVNTLQAEATTVLPDNSYVPANQQPTPFNTPYSGQQPYSNPNSASAFHSNAPSSDSVPSLATPAVQAYNTLNGFYYQGASFAGTPKTKTNSVNSLLDLPATEGQEVVPREQPFVALPNSVEVQSVNQVVDAGNVPLETQATSGLPASVEEQKASQQEVLPISQKDEDLKAPVSVKQDTLEEQTPPAPTQPEQPTLNQQIPTQTDAVPDLQENNQASYISQQVAEEVQTIENVNHQSANDNDIIPSEIPQEPSKLELPTSAEPEIEPSAITNDPQPEIEDVTKPVPTTPEIEEPIPDPIDFYVTTENPKAPNVQQQPQVGLFQTILGTVKGFLPSQEVVKESGFSDELDRVLFPKKEASIPEKLSQEEQFCEKETNCLGDGLLQSPDVLPEETNFFENLSHRIVELFDVLCCMLISAIATLLFIFGYYCLSQCRKESQLIAKLNVVERSLLASHKEASILKHDLGETCDKLASIENNSFGSNDMVIAVKKELEICEEAKAKLEEQVVSLEKELENAAEAGLELNKIVSELLNNQSGDESIISSVEELQRQLNEQQHTILEINAVLADKSRENSELQLMLAEQNAKFVGEIASLQQDNDELEGEKNILKSKLDEMKNEFDLDITKALEGKNAEIKRLQADIVALRTKCDDEHRKWQTSLAKVEAMENCLKSIKKDPNIKVSQILDVANVQAELLDIQRQRTTLKEKLEIETDARKLLEVQVKSFSGEIEKLKHDFNQSEKDKLEAQTRLEVLSNYFKEKENQLQKELSLKETMWLQQQGETTSTVDRLTNMQDEIQTLKSQNDSLRAEIEAQLAAHKAQIGTLENRAHETWLAARQSERRYDEARSEATALRRKLTSIAGGNVHNIAKENNLDLNLAPSDPNNAPSPIHMDSPASPMLGRIPPPFIPPPFMGPPPPHFMGMPPFMPPGEMRPPPMGRLMSPPPPPGAPHLHRYSPIDDDDDDDEDIHDNGRGHWRDTYSPPRHSYRYTPDRYIYNQELESNYDIETDFSPPPSPRDRGHRSRSGSRSGYRAYSPPPQTTSSQSKDRPKKSTKGQLSSGSEKSYDSWKGKVKAMV; translated from the exons ATGAAGtccataaatttattaaaactcttAACTATTTTTGCACTAATTGTTCAAAATGCAAGTTCAACAAACCAACCAGATGAGTGGTTTTGTGTCGATGAAAGTTGCGAAG GAATAATTTCACTTGCAAAAACCATCAAAAACTATTCGCCCGACCAAGATGGAGTTCTTGCCTTCAAAGTTGGCTCCGAAGTTAAAGTCAAATCCAAGTCTTCCAACTCCGATTTGTGGGGCGTTGAAATCGACGGCAAAGATGGCTATGTACCCAAAATGTTTGTCCTAGAGTCAAAACTTTACCACAAATTGGAAATTCTGAAGCCAGGTGTTCCTAAAATAAAACCTCCTCAGAAGCCaagcaaaaaactaaaatcttcaGAGGCCCAGAATTCACCCAAAGTTGAAGCAGCAGGAGGAGCCACAACAACAACTCCACTTCCCAAAAAtctgggaaataaaaaaattctaagCAAAGCCGATGGGATTGAAGTTCCTAAGGAAATCCCAGTCAACGTTACACCAACCACAAAGATTATAGAAGGAACAGAAATTCCTGATGGAGCTGGAGTTGAGGTGCCGAAAGAAGTTGttgagaatttcaaaaatacctacgaaatatttaacaatagtGAGGCTGTGGTAGATGAAGATGTTGATGATGGGGAGGTAGAGTTAGAGGAAGATGAAGAggatgacgacgaagacgagTTAGTGGAAGAAATAATAATCGAAAAGATTCCAATAAAAGCTTTAGCAGAAAATAGCTCGATTATTGAGAATAAAAACGATGAAGTGAAACCACAAATAGCTGATGATAAAgtcaatgaaataaatattgctGCTGCTAAGGAGGAGTTACAACAACCAGCAGCCGTAGACGAAAACCCCAAGGTCCTTAAGGAAGAATTACCGTCTGTAGTAGACGAAAATCCCATCGTCGAGGCGAACACTACACAAAACCCTGAGACTGTGACATCGGACGTAAAGTCAG gtaaTTTAAATACTTCAGAAAATAATTCAGTTTCTGTGGATTCTTCAAACATAAAAGCGTCTCAACCTTCAGAAAAACCAGAAGACAATAATCCGGCAGCAGACGCTTCAAAACCTATTTTGAATGTAGATCCTGTGAAAGAACCAAACGCAccaaaaacaactattttaaccCCCGTAAATGATTCACATCCCCCTGTTGTTAAATCAGAGGAACTAAATAACAGTACTGCAGAATCGTTAACTAAAGAAACAAGTCATGAATCAACGAATCCAACTAAACCTAAAGTAATTACCAGAGAAGATGGGTCCAAGATCAGTGTGCTAAGCCGAGCTAAAGAAGCTCCATTGAATTCTGATATAAAAACAGAAGGTGAAACTCAGAATACAGTATCATCAGAACCAGCTCAAATCAATACACCACCAAACAATGTTGTAAACGTCCAACCAGCTGAGGAAGTGCCAGTTTTTCCTGCACCTGTACAACCATTAAATTCGAATCCTACGACTAACCTTTACGATGCAATTCCATCACAAGTCATGCAGGCAAAAGGATTAAATGCTCCATCAGCAAACCAACTATACAACTCTCAAGTTGCTGATTCTTCAGCTAATAACTTATTACCACAAGGTGTTGAGAATTCTCTAGAAAATAATGTGCAACCAAATCCTCCACAAGCACCACTGACTGATGCAAATTCTGGAAATACATTTAATACCCCAGCAGCTACCTCATTTCCTCCGGAATCAGTCATTTCTACCTCACAAGGAAACTATCCAAACTCTGTCAACACTTTACAAGCTGAAGCAACAACTGTCCTTCCTGACAATTCCTACGTACCTGCGAATCAACAGCCAACACCGTTCAACACTCCTTATTCTGGACAGCAGCCATATTCTAATCCGAATTCTGCAAGTGCTTTCCATTCAAATGCTCCTTCTTCAGATAGCGTGCCTTCTCTTGCGACACCAGCTGTGCAAGCTTATAATACTCTTAATGGGTTTTACTATCAAGGAGCATCTTTTGCAGGAACTCCAAAAACCAAgacaaattctgtaaattctcTTCTTGATTTACCAGCGACAGAAGGTCAAGAGGTGGTACCGCGAGAGCAGCCATTCGTCGCACTCCCAAATAGCGTTGAAGTTCAATCTGTAAATCAAGTAGTCGATGCAGGAAATGTTCCTTTGGAAACACAAGCTACATCGGGCTTACCAGCAAGCGTAGAAGAACAAAAAGCATCTCAACAGGAAGTATTGCCAATTTCCCAGAAGGATGAAGATTTAAAAGCACCAGTTTCAGTTAAGCAGGATACCCTTGAAGAGCAAACTCCACCAGCACCTACTCAACCTGAACAACCAACACTTAATCAGCAGATACCTACCCAAACAGATGCCGTTCCAGATCTCCAAGAAAACAACCAAGCTTCATACATATCACAACAAGTTGCTGAAGAAGTACAAACTATTGAGAATGTTAATCACCAAAGTGCCAATGACAATGACATCATCCCAAGCGAAATACCTCAAGAACCTTCAAAACTTGAGCTACCAACAAGTGCCGAACCCGAAATCGAGCCGAGTGCAATTACGAACGATCCCCAACCCGAAATCGAAGATGTCACAAAACCAGTTCCTACCACACCAGAAATCGAAGAACCTATTCCTGACCCTATTGATTTCTATGTTACCACAGAAAATCCCAAAGCACCAAATGTTCAACAACAACCACAAGTCGGTTTATTCCAGACCATCTTGGGAACGGTCAAAGGATTTTTGCCGTCTCAGGAAGTCGTCAAAGAATCCGGCTTTAGCGATGAACTTGACAGAGTACTTTTTCCCAAAAAGGAAGCAAGTATTCCAGAAAAGTTATCACAAGAAGAGCAATTCTGTGAAAAAGAAACCAACTGCCTAGGAGACGGTCTACTGCAAAGTCCGGATGTCCTTCCCGAGGAAACTAATTTCTTCGAAAATCTATCTCACAGAATTGTCGAATTATTCGATGTTCTTTGTTGTATGTTGATCTCAGCTATCGCCactttgcttttcatattcggttACTACTGCCTCTCACAATGTCGCAAAGAGAGCCAACTGATTGCCAAGCTAAATGTTGTCGAGCGAAGTTTGCTTGCGTCTCATAAAGAAGCCTCCATTTTAAAACATGATCTCGGTGAGACATGCGACAAGTTGGCAAGCATTGAAAATAATTCCTTCGGATCGAATGATATGGTTATTGCGGTGAAAAAGGAATTGGAAATTTGTGAAGAAGCCAAGGCTAAGCTGGAAGAGCAAGTTGTTTCTTTAGAAAAG GAATTGGAAAATGCAGCTGAAGCAGGTTTGGAATTGAATAAGATTGTATCGGAGTTGCTAAATAATCAAAGTGGAGATGAATCCATCATTAGTAGTGTCGAAGAACTCCAAAGGCAACTTAATGAACAGCAAC ATACAATCTTGGAAATAAATGCAGTCCTAGCTGATAAAAGCCGTGAAAATAGTGAACTTCAGTTAATGTTGGCCGAGCAGAATGCAAAATTCGTTGGAGAAATTGCATCACTTCAACAAGACAACGATGAGCTAGAAGGCGAAAAGAATATACTGAAGTCAAAACTCGATGAAATGAAGAACGAATTCGATTTGGACATAACCAAGGCCTTGGAAGGCAAGAATGCTGAAATCAAACGTCTACAAGCTGATATCGTGGCACTAAGAACTAAATGCGATGATGAGCACAGAAAGTGGCAAACCAGTTTAGCAAAAGTCGAG GCAATGGAAAATTGTTTGAAGAGCATCAAAAAAGATCCCAACATCAAAGTATCTCAAATATTGGATGTGGCCAATGTTCAGGCTGAACTTTTGGACATTCAACGCCAACGAACGACATTGAaggaaaaacttgaaattgaaact GATGCTCGAAAATTGTTAGAAGTGCAGGTTAAATCCTTCAGTGGTgagattgaaaaattaaagcacGATTTTAATCAATCTGAAAAGGACAAGCTAGAAGCCCAAACTCGCCTTGAGGTTTTATCGAATtacttcaaagaaaaagaaaatcaattgcaAAA GGAACTCAGTCTGAAGGAAACCATGTGGCTGCAGCAGCAGGGAGAAACAACAAGTACCGTTGATAGACTTACAAACATGCAGGATGAAATTCAGACTTTGAA ATCCCAAAATGATTCTTTACGGGCTGAAATTGAGGCACAACTTGCTGCCCACAAGGCACAGATTGGAACCCTTGAAAATCGGGCTCATGAAACTTGGTTGGCTGCCCGCCAGTCCGAAAGAAGATACGACGAAGCTCGCTCTGAAGCCACAGCTCTACGTCGAAAGTTGACTTCTATTGCCGGGGGCAATGTGCATAATATTGCCAAAGAAAACAATC TGGATTTAAATCTTGCACCATCCGATCCAaataatgcaccatcacctaTCCACATGGATTCTCCTGCCTCTCCAATGCTGGGTCGAATTCCTCCTCCATTTATACCGCCACCATTTATGGGTCCACCTCCACCACACTTCATGGGAATGCCACCGTTTATGCCGCCAGGTGAAATGCGTCCACCACCAATGGGCCGTCTAATGTCACCACCACCTCCACCTGGAGCTCCTCATCTGCACAGATATTCCCCGatcgatgacgacgacgatgatgacgaagaTATACACGACAATGGACGGGGACATTGGAGAGATACATATTCGCCACCGCGTCACTCATATCGATACACGCCAGATAGATACATTTACAATCAGGAGCTAGAGTCCAACTACGATATAGAAACAGATTTCAGTCCACCGCCAAGTCCAAGAGACCGTGGCCATCGATCGAGATCTGGATCCAGGTCAGGTTACAGAGCATATTCGCCACCTCCGCAGACAACTTCCAGCCAGAGCAAAGACCGAccgaaaaaatcaacaaaag GACAACTAAGCTCTGGATCGGAAAAATCATATGATTCGTGGAAAGGAAAAGTCAAGGCAATGGTTTAG
- the LOC129949561 gene encoding intraflagellar transport protein 57 homolog: MPSESDFLAVLEKEHSNTSAVISFQSDDLIEKLKLLNYEKHLLKEMKMKPLTKFYFVKSFNPGEQFFMFTSVCAWLLRKMGKNLDQPQEHEDPNEIINKILKILQEIDIVVDVPTNKLLQGAGPICLYILDSLATQAVKVSQILYKHHHINQEIELAPEFLDDNAEIILEKLEDEQNSAFSDDSDNGGSSLKDLNWFSSQNQPKRTNNDLNYNGDNNFTEHEMWRLELERVLPQLKIVVKADSRDWRSHLNQIESLKQNIDEISDDTQTQLKKLHNDFTFNLDKIESREKHLNNELSALINQFKDVSIELSGVQFASKQISQNSEKITTDLMSVVQENENKKSKMEQRGQLMSDGSSVVHIKKAIQKLKEDISHLNLEIGLLLHAYDHDIIRQSSIFSAS, from the exons atgccTAGTGAAAGTGACTTCCTGGCGGTTTTGGAAAAAGAACATTCAAATACCTCGGCGGTAATATCATTTCAATCCGATGATTTAATTGAGAAATTAAAACTTCTTAATTATGAAAAACATTTActcaaagaaatgaaaatgaaaccgCTAACGAAATTTTACTTCGTCAAATCGTTTAATCCGGGAGAACAGTTTTTTATGTTCACTTCCGTTTGTGCGTGGCTTTTAAGGAAAATGGGTAAAAATCTCGACCAACCGCAGGAGCACGAAGATCCAAATGAGATAATtaataagattttgaaaattttacaagaaatt GACATTGTTGTTGACGTGCCAACCAATAAGTTGTTGCAAGGAGCAGGACCCATTTGTTTGTACATACTCGATTCCTTAGCAACGCAAGCCGTTAAAGTGTCTCAG ATTCTTTATAAACATCATCACATAAATCAAGAAATCGAATTGGCCCCAGAATTCCTCGATGACAATGCCGAGATCATACTCGAGAAACTAGAAGACGAGCAAAATTCAGCATTCAGTGATGACAGTGATAATGGAGGAAGTTCCTTGAAAGACCTCAATTGGTTTAGTTCTCAGAATCAACCAAAAAGGACAAACAACGATTTAAATTACAATGGAGACAATAATTTTACGGAACATGAAATGTGGCGATTGGAGCTTGAGCGAGTTCTTCCCCAACTGAAAATCGTGGTTAAAGCAGATTCTCGAGATTGGCGGTCACATCTCAATCAAATAGAaagtcttaaacaaaatattgatgaa ATTTCTGATGACACCCAAACACAGTTGAAGAAACTCCACAAcgattttacatttaatttggataaaatcgAAAGTAGAGAGAAACATTTGAACAACGAACTAAGTGCTCTTATCAATCAATTCAAAGACGTGTCCATCGAACTATCTGGAGTCCAATTCGCCAGCAAGCAAATAagtcaaaattctgaaaaaataaCAACCGATCTGATGTCAGTTGTTCAGGAGAATGagaataaaaagtcaaaaatggaACAACGGGGACAACTTATGTCCGATGGAA gtTCCGTTGTTCATATAAAAAAGGCTATACAAAAACTGAAGGAAGACATTTCCCATTTGAACCTCGAAATCGGCCTTCTCCTGCATGCTTATGACCACGATATCATTCGTCAATCATCGATATTTAGTGCCTCATAA